One segment of Cherax quadricarinatus isolate ZL_2023a unplaced genomic scaffold, ASM3850222v1 Contig3284, whole genome shotgun sequence DNA contains the following:
- the LOC138851999 gene encoding uncharacterized protein, giving the protein MDGKLQDETLEVLREAQKASELAYQVGLQDEDETWMNEVTLAERELQDLMDDYTREQYFTEYRETGIYRFELDMPKDAAYLHLDVTYSDEETQSSASAHAYAHFHPEKRYIQVTSSTDEAKVGEFAIFHIRSNFPVQQFVYMVSICFIVYYNNIRKNEFS; this is encoded by the exons ATGGATGGGAAGCTACAAGATGAGACGCTGGAGGTCTTGAGAGAGGCTCAAAAAGCCAGTGAACTGGCTTACCAAGTGGGTCTACAGGACGAGGACGAGACGTGGATGAACGAAGTGACCCTGGCAGAGAGAGAGTTGCAAGACTTGATGGACGACTATACCAGAGAGCAGTACTTTACTGAGTACCGTGAGACTGGCATCTACAG ATTTGAGTTAGACATGCCCAAGGATGCAGCATATCTCCATCTGGATGTTACCTACAGTGATGAGGAGACACAGTCCTCAGCATCTGCTCATGCCTATGCTCACTTCCACCCAGAAAAAAG ATATATCCAGGTGACTTCCAGCACAGATGAGGCCAAGGTGGGCGAGTTTGCGATCTTCCACATCCGTAGCAACTTTCCAGTGCAGCAGTTTGTCTACATGGTCAGTATATGTTTTatagtttattataacaatataaGAAAGAATGAGTTTTCTTGA